A single region of the Jatrophihabitans sp. GAS493 genome encodes:
- a CDS encoding cysteine hydrolase family protein, with protein MPRQPMIVDQPVLVVVDYQKGSDRPAEETGIAIMPGAAERIARAERILQAAREAHIPVVFFQEVHRPSGIDFGRELDGAESVHCVDGDPSTELIDSLRPIEGEFHIVKRRYSGFIGTEFEIVLRALKASTLILVGGLTDVCVHYTFADAHQRDFYVRVVGDCVGGSSVARHLASLDAMEYLQAGAVRTTDEIISAFAELAESLPTRTLAEV; from the coding sequence TTGCCTCGACAGCCAATGATCGTGGACCAGCCCGTGCTGGTGGTCGTGGACTACCAGAAGGGATCCGACCGGCCGGCCGAAGAGACGGGCATCGCCATCATGCCCGGCGCGGCGGAGCGAATCGCCCGCGCCGAGCGAATCCTGCAGGCGGCCCGGGAGGCCCATATCCCGGTGGTCTTCTTCCAAGAGGTGCACCGTCCGAGCGGCATCGACTTCGGCCGGGAGCTCGACGGCGCCGAGTCGGTGCATTGTGTCGACGGGGACCCGTCCACCGAGCTGATCGACTCGCTACGCCCGATCGAGGGTGAGTTTCACATTGTGAAGCGACGCTACTCAGGATTCATCGGTACGGAGTTCGAGATCGTGCTACGGGCGTTGAAAGCCTCCACGCTCATCCTCGTCGGGGGCCTAACCGACGTCTGTGTCCACTACACATTCGCCGACGCGCACCAGCGGGACTTCTACGTCCGGGTGGTCGGCGACTGCGTTGGAGGCTCGAGCGTTGCTCGGCATCTCGCCTCGTTGGACGCAATGGAGTACCTGCAAGCAGGCGCAGTACGCACAACTGACGAGATCATCAGCGCCTTCGCTGAGCTCGCGGAATCCCTACCAACCCGAACTCTCGCGGAGGTCTGA
- a CDS encoding ABC transporter permease: protein MTTLIAKRLASMIVIIIVLSAIVFYLQHISPLDPVHAQLGGQASQEAVAQERHKLGLDEPVINQYWNYLTGLLHGDMGTSYRTRRPVSTDLAEYLPATIELAAAGMAIALVLAALFAFGSVLRWPGSSFFRMILMVGASSPAFLLGILGILLFYSKLGWLPASGRTDISDAPTGPTRLLLVDSVLHGRFDVFVDGLQHLILPATAIALIPAVAIGRVLRSSLITELRSDYARTGRAKGLSEMGLLVKHILRNSVGAALSMTGLQIGLMFAGVLVIEQVFAWPGIGLYVAESIPVADFPAIAGVTLLLGVGYVIINTIVDLLQGAADPRIRV, encoded by the coding sequence ATGACTACTCTTATCGCCAAGCGGTTGGCCTCGATGATCGTGATCATCATCGTGCTCTCGGCCATTGTCTTTTACCTTCAGCACATCTCGCCGCTGGATCCGGTGCACGCCCAGCTTGGTGGACAGGCATCGCAGGAGGCCGTCGCCCAGGAGCGGCACAAGCTCGGCCTGGACGAGCCGGTGATCAACCAGTACTGGAACTACCTGACCGGCCTGCTGCACGGTGACATGGGGACGTCGTACCGCACACGCCGTCCGGTCAGCACCGACCTGGCCGAGTACCTGCCGGCCACCATCGAGCTCGCGGCCGCCGGGATGGCGATCGCGCTCGTCCTAGCCGCGCTCTTCGCCTTCGGATCGGTGCTTCGCTGGCCGGGTAGCTCGTTCTTCCGAATGATCCTGATGGTCGGCGCCTCCTCGCCGGCGTTCCTGTTGGGAATTCTCGGCATTCTGCTCTTCTACTCAAAGCTCGGCTGGCTTCCGGCCAGTGGACGTACCGACATCAGTGACGCGCCCACCGGTCCGACCAGGCTGCTACTGGTCGACTCAGTCCTCCACGGCCGCTTCGACGTCTTCGTCGACGGGCTGCAGCACCTGATTCTGCCCGCCACCGCTATCGCACTCATCCCTGCGGTGGCCATCGGCCGGGTGCTTCGCTCGAGCCTCATCACGGAGCTGCGCAGTGACTATGCGCGCACCGGACGAGCCAAGGGACTGAGCGAGATGGGCCTACTTGTCAAGCACATTCTGCGTAACTCGGTCGGCGCTGCGCTCTCCATGACCGGCCTGCAGATCGGCCTCATGTTCGCCGGCGTACTGGTCATTGAGCAGGTCTTCGCCTGGCCCGGCATCGGCCTCTACGTGGCCGAGAGCATTCCGGTCGCCGACTTCCCGGCGATCGCCGGAGTGACCCTGCTGCTCGGGGTCGGGTACGTCATCATCAACACCATCGTCGACCTCCTCCAAGGAGCGGCTGATCCGCGAATCCGGGTCTGA
- a CDS encoding ABC transporter permease, which translates to MAVAEPVRSAPVVSRLRFDRVLNVHVSRGVSIAAASLFAVVTLICLLAPVLSPHDPLTPIGLPLQAPGQSGFLLGSDGIGRDILSRCLYGARASWFAALIVVASGVIIGGLVGLIAGAAGGWVDDVLMRITDTFLALPGPVLAIAVVAALGPSFAHTLFAVAIVWWPFYARIVRGEIRKLAARPHIEAARLAGTGRIRVIGRHLLPGAIPAIVVTASLDIGGLILTLAGLSFLGLGESAPAPELGADSARNLSYLLQQWWIPVMPGLAVVLLALAANIAGDGVRNLIDPD; encoded by the coding sequence ATGGCCGTCGCCGAACCGGTCAGATCAGCACCGGTCGTGTCCCGACTCCGTTTCGATCGCGTACTGAACGTCCACGTGTCCCGTGGAGTGTCTATCGCCGCGGCGTCGCTCTTCGCCGTGGTGACTCTCATCTGCCTGCTCGCCCCTGTGCTCAGTCCGCACGATCCGCTCACGCCGATCGGACTGCCGCTGCAGGCACCGGGGCAGAGCGGGTTCCTGCTCGGTTCGGACGGAATCGGGCGTGACATCCTCAGCCGCTGCCTCTACGGTGCTCGGGCCAGCTGGTTCGCCGCCTTGATCGTGGTGGCCAGCGGCGTGATCATCGGCGGTCTGGTCGGGCTGATCGCGGGTGCGGCCGGTGGCTGGGTCGATGACGTCCTGATGCGCATTACTGATACCTTCCTCGCCCTGCCCGGACCGGTACTGGCCATCGCGGTGGTCGCGGCACTGGGCCCGAGCTTCGCGCACACGCTCTTCGCGGTCGCCATCGTCTGGTGGCCCTTCTACGCGCGCATCGTGCGCGGAGAGATCCGAAAGCTGGCGGCCCGGCCTCATATCGAAGCGGCGCGTCTGGCCGGCACCGGACGGATCCGGGTCATCGGCCGACATCTGCTTCCCGGGGCGATCCCGGCGATCGTCGTGACCGCGAGTCTCGATATCGGTGGCCTGATCCTCACCCTCGCCGGGCTGTCCTTTCTCGGCCTCGGTGAGTCCGCCCCGGCCCCCGAGCTCGGCGCCGACAGTGCGAGAAACCTCAGCTACCTGCTTCAGCAGTGGTGGATTCCCGTGATGCCGGGTCTCGCCGTCGTGCTGCTGGCCCTTGCCGCCAACATCGCCGGGGACGGCGTCCGCAACCTCATCGATCCGGATTGA